In Picosynechococcus sp. PCC 7002, the following are encoded in one genomic region:
- a CDS encoding MFS transporter, with amino-acid sequence MSNPSSNPPHQALAPLKLSTQLAYGAGTVGVSMTGNILVFFVLFFFTDVAGLPPDKSALILMVGKVMDAISDPVVGWLSDHTTSRWGRRFPWMIFGVVPFALCFVAMWGIPTTNTQWLLIYYITLALIFNTAYTVIFLPYVALTPELTSDYNERTQLNSFRFTFAIGSSILALALAQGVFRVVPVVSQRYLVLAVITAAIALGSMYWCVRGTWQRVQFMEQYRQQHQQRHQPRLSLVQQLQIVFNNRPFLLVMGIYLCSWLGAQLTAVVMQYFVVSWLGLSDFVFTQFALVVQGTALLMLFVWSRLSRRWGKRTVYALGMGFWIVAQAGLFFLQPGQEKWLFLLGFMAGLGVSTAYLIPWSMLPDVIELDELRTGQRREGVFYAFMVMLQKLGIAFGIYIVGKALDWAGYIERVPGSPPAVQPDSALWVIRLVIGPLGTVLLIGGLILAYFYPITQGFHAEIRRKLQAGDRLSSPAK; translated from the coding sequence ATGTCCAATCCGTCTTCTAATCCGCCCCATCAGGCCCTCGCTCCCCTCAAACTGAGTACCCAATTGGCCTATGGCGCAGGCACTGTTGGTGTTTCTATGACTGGGAATATCCTGGTCTTTTTTGTCTTATTTTTTTTTACGGATGTGGCGGGTTTACCACCGGATAAAAGTGCCTTAATTCTGATGGTGGGCAAGGTAATGGATGCCATTAGTGATCCTGTTGTGGGCTGGTTGAGCGATCACACCACTTCTCGCTGGGGCCGGCGTTTTCCCTGGATGATCTTTGGGGTGGTTCCGTTTGCGTTGTGCTTTGTGGCTATGTGGGGAATTCCCACAACAAATACCCAGTGGTTGTTGATCTATTACATTACCTTGGCGCTGATTTTCAATACGGCCTACACAGTCATTTTTTTACCCTACGTCGCCCTCACCCCAGAGTTGACGTCTGATTATAATGAGCGCACTCAACTCAATAGTTTTCGGTTTACCTTTGCCATTGGAAGCAGTATTTTGGCGCTGGCCCTGGCCCAGGGAGTGTTTCGGGTGGTGCCGGTGGTATCCCAGCGTTATCTTGTGTTGGCGGTAATCACAGCGGCGATCGCCCTTGGCAGTATGTATTGGTGTGTGCGTGGTACATGGCAGCGGGTGCAGTTCATGGAGCAGTATCGCCAACAGCACCAACAGCGCCACCAACCCCGTTTATCCTTGGTGCAGCAACTACAGATTGTTTTTAATAATCGCCCGTTTCTGCTGGTGATGGGCATTTATCTCTGTTCCTGGCTGGGGGCGCAACTTACGGCGGTGGTGATGCAATACTTTGTGGTGAGTTGGCTGGGGCTTTCGGATTTTGTCTTTACCCAGTTTGCCCTAGTGGTGCAGGGAACAGCCCTACTGATGTTATTTGTCTGGAGTCGCCTCAGTCGCCGTTGGGGTAAACGCACCGTTTATGCTCTAGGCATGGGGTTCTGGATTGTCGCCCAGGCAGGTTTATTTTTCCTGCAACCGGGTCAAGAAAAATGGCTGTTTTTGTTGGGATTTATGGCGGGCCTGGGGGTTTCAACGGCCTATTTGATTCCCTGGTCGATGTTGCCGGATGTGATCGAACTCGATGAACTGCGCACCGGGCAGCGACGGGAAGGGGTTTTCTATGCATTTATGGTGATGCTCCAAAAGCTCGGCATTGCCTTTGGGATTTACATTGTCGGCAAGGCCCTCGATTGGGCGGGTTACATTGAGCGGGTTCCGGGGAGTCCCCCGGCGGTACAGCCTGATTCTGCCCTCTGGGTGATTCGGTTGGTAATTGGCCCTTTGGGGACGGTGTTGCTAATTGGGGGATTGATCCTGGCTTATTTTTATCCGATTACCCAAGGGTTTCACGCTGAGATCCGCCGCAAACTCCAAGCGGGCGATCGCCTATCCAGTCCAGCCAAATAA
- a CDS encoding MFS transporter, translating into MATKQNNILWRRVMAIAAIQAAITLMWIAYRAYLGTLLGGWGFSEDFTAQLLTVEVLLAVVMEPVFGALSDRQQRFLGSRLPLISLGVILAAAIFIGLPILGVFQLPLRWVLPAVAIAWALAMTMFRTPIYVLLLKSTPSRAELPLAISVLTMVIGVMGVLKPSIQNGLLAVGALPAFLAGSVTLLIASLCLGLVLPKPAAPLIEEAPTPSPLPWLGFVQTILMAIAFTWGSAIVLQRWLGLFGAIPLTLGLTVGQGLNLLVAILAIPVGWLTLRWQRYPLLGVAFGWLTVILLLLLGAPAQDGGYVVIALLWAWALATVRNGTLPYIFKTIPGDWAGLGIGIFFGISGLAGMVLSQWVPTEANRLQGLIGVVCLAIATTLALISQHKNASASLANEAPKS; encoded by the coding sequence ATGGCAACCAAACAGAACAATATTCTTTGGCGACGGGTAATGGCGATCGCCGCAATCCAGGCAGCGATTACTTTAATGTGGATTGCCTATCGTGCCTATCTCGGTACGTTGTTGGGCGGGTGGGGATTTTCAGAGGATTTTACGGCGCAACTGTTGACGGTAGAGGTTTTACTGGCGGTGGTGATGGAACCGGTATTTGGGGCCTTGAGTGATCGCCAACAGCGTTTTTTAGGGAGTCGGTTGCCTTTAATCAGCTTGGGGGTGATTTTAGCGGCGGCTATTTTCATTGGCCTGCCAATCTTGGGAGTGTTTCAATTGCCATTGCGGTGGGTGTTGCCCGCAGTTGCCATTGCTTGGGCCTTGGCGATGACGATGTTTCGTACCCCGATTTACGTGCTACTGCTCAAAAGTACCCCCAGCCGCGCCGAGTTGCCCCTCGCCATCTCTGTGCTGACGATGGTGATCGGGGTGATGGGCGTTCTGAAACCGAGTATTCAAAATGGATTGTTAGCGGTGGGAGCTTTACCGGCTTTCCTCGCGGGATCAGTGACGTTGTTAATCGCCTCTTTGTGTTTAGGGTTGGTGCTGCCGAAGCCTGCTGCGCCCCTAATTGAGGAAGCCCCTACCCCAAGCCCCTTACCCTGGCTGGGTTTTGTACAAACGATCCTTATGGCGATCGCCTTTACTTGGGGAAGTGCAATTGTTTTACAGCGGTGGCTTGGTTTATTTGGAGCGATTCCGCTGACGTTAGGACTCACCGTCGGCCAAGGCTTAAATTTGCTGGTGGCGATCTTGGCGATCCCTGTAGGTTGGCTAACGCTCCGGTGGCAGCGATATCCCCTCTTGGGTGTTGCCTTTGGTTGGTTGACCGTCATTCTCTTGCTGCTGTTGGGGGCGCCCGCCCAGGATGGCGGTTATGTGGTTATTGCTTTGCTCTGGGCCTGGGCCTTGGCGACCGTCAGAAACGGCACTTTACCCTACATTTTTAAGACAATTCCGGGGGATTGGGCTGGCCTGGGCATCGGCATCTTTTTTGGAATTTCTGGCCTTGCGGGGATGGTTTTGTCCCAGTGGGTACCAACAGAAGCAAACCGTTTGCAAGGCTTGATCGGGGTGGTTTGTTTGGCGATCGCCACGACTCTGGCTCTCATCTCCCAACATAAAAATGCGAGTGCATCCCTAGCTAACGAAGCCCCAAAATCATAA
- a CDS encoding PLAT/LH2 domain-containing protein, translating into MFNFDSSPLLKNAALGSLLTLGFVGTVQPAQAQSTIPYCISVKTYTDSGSGTDNPIYMTMHGENGTSEQFTLQGSHENNDLDEFVHETLDIGLINRVTIDVDGWLADKWAANYVRVYRDTTCNRKDDADGWSEFSIRKFLDYDPVSFNRTGGALPRVTVTPAGPVVNNPIRITLAQFSNNPGTLEQEVMRITESWSRVDGVSVSKDTTNTVGAGISITYESPETVAGTFGAEARAEWQRSINEASSESQEKMSASEFNWAFMAPAHTAIIRKITFEVPYAEQVYRSSTGESRAIRKVGAQIRPVSSGDFLVIPQRNEDGSITTIGLDTLEDEWFTHLDPDQVNTIRRQYLPKWLQAGWVVSGQGGQIIGQTPSTPAPPTNPTPPVNPTTPTPNAVTGTLIKFANGYLQETSPGVWQEFNANGQVTFTFQETGRDDWSVYLNDASRNVQLQLDLYRKMISYGQNNGPKSDLYPITASDVTLARFANGHLRETSPGVWQEFNANGQVTFTFQETGRDDWSIYLNDSSRNVQLQLDVYRKMISYGQNNEPKSDLYAVTSFYR; encoded by the coding sequence ATGTTTAACTTTGATTCCTCTCCCCTCCTCAAAAATGCCGCCCTTGGAAGCTTACTGACGCTGGGATTCGTGGGCACAGTCCAACCCGCCCAAGCCCAAAGCACCATTCCCTACTGTATCTCTGTCAAAACTTACACAGATTCCGGCTCTGGTACAGATAATCCCATTTACATGACGATGCACGGCGAAAATGGCACGAGTGAACAATTCACACTGCAAGGTAGCCATGAAAATAATGATTTAGATGAATTTGTCCATGAAACCTTAGATATTGGCCTTATCAATAGAGTCACCATTGATGTCGATGGCTGGCTAGCTGATAAATGGGCCGCCAACTATGTCCGGGTTTACCGTGATACCACCTGTAATCGTAAAGATGATGCAGACGGATGGTCTGAATTCTCAATTCGTAAATTTTTAGATTACGATCCCGTCTCCTTCAATCGCACAGGGGGAGCACTACCTAGGGTAACGGTTACGCCTGCTGGCCCCGTTGTGAATAACCCGATCAGAATTACTTTGGCCCAATTCAGCAATAACCCAGGTACTCTTGAGCAGGAAGTAATGCGCATTACAGAAAGCTGGAGTCGGGTTGATGGCGTTTCTGTATCTAAAGACACGACTAATACCGTCGGCGCTGGAATTTCGATCACCTATGAAAGTCCGGAGACTGTGGCTGGAACCTTTGGGGCAGAGGCCCGTGCAGAATGGCAACGTTCCATTAATGAAGCAAGTTCCGAATCCCAGGAAAAAATGAGCGCTTCGGAATTTAATTGGGCATTTATGGCACCAGCTCATACAGCGATCATCCGTAAGATAACGTTTGAGGTTCCCTATGCTGAACAGGTGTATCGCTCCTCTACGGGTGAAAGTCGTGCTATCCGCAAAGTTGGTGCGCAAATTCGTCCTGTTAGTTCAGGTGATTTCCTCGTTATCCCTCAGCGCAACGAAGATGGTTCAATTACAACAATTGGCTTAGATACACTAGAGGACGAATGGTTTACGCATCTCGATCCTGACCAAGTCAATACGATTCGTCGTCAATATTTACCCAAGTGGTTGCAAGCAGGTTGGGTTGTCTCTGGTCAAGGCGGTCAAATCATTGGTCAAACACCATCCACGCCAGCACCTCCCACAAACCCGACACCGCCCGTAAACCCAACAACTCCTACACCGAATGCCGTAACCGGAACCCTGATCAAATTTGCGAATGGCTATCTGCAAGAAACAAGTCCTGGGGTTTGGCAAGAGTTCAATGCCAACGGTCAAGTAACATTCACCTTCCAGGAAACAGGACGCGACGACTGGTCTGTTTATCTCAATGACGCCTCTCGGAATGTCCAGCTTCAGTTAGATTTGTACCGCAAGATGATCTCCTATGGGCAAAATAACGGGCCGAAAAGTGATCTATATCCGATTACGGCTTCCGACGTCACCCTAGCGAGATTTGCAAATGGTCATCTACGAGAAACCAGTCCCGGAGTTTGGCAAGAGTTCAATGCTAATGGTCAAGTAACATTCACCTTCCAGGAAACAGGACGCGACGACTGGTCTATCTATCTCAATGATTCCTCCCGGAATGTTCAGCTTCAGTTGGATGTTTACCGCAAGATGATCTCCTATGGACAAAATAACGAGCCGAAGAGCGATCTATATGCTGTGACTTCTTTCTACCGCTAA
- a CDS encoding mannan-binding protein, translating to MSLPATANTTRAVEAGPIWNQSDANIKCPRLAQEEGGTWTGHWWTTISGVMSVCQLEFSNNLESKSFSILNYNVMLLSRNIPGQGNLMQNYRAQEIATAIRNSNPWDVIVINEAFDNEARNNLSRSLKEAGYFSATEVVDMNNGKLEDGGVYLQSHWPIMATDQIIFSDCSGFDCQSNKGAVYAKINKEGIIYHIFGTHLQADTENSGVRANQLRQLETFINQKTGGAQARREAIIIAGDLNFNYQTAEYDNALETLNAQFLGNIPQGYTFDPRMNDLAKYRYPNDPSEWLDYVLVSNESIQPNRTTLDLTKFRTASQYELPGKGDFLNLFGGTMVRDLSDHYGLSATYLF from the coding sequence TTGAGTTTACCTGCGACTGCAAATACCACTCGCGCCGTTGAAGCTGGACCAATTTGGAATCAAAGTGATGCGAATATCAAGTGTCCCCGACTCGCTCAGGAAGAAGGAGGAACCTGGACTGGTCACTGGTGGACAACAATTTCAGGGGTTATGTCTGTCTGCCAGCTTGAATTTTCAAATAATCTTGAGAGCAAAAGTTTCTCTATTCTCAATTACAATGTAATGCTCTTAAGCCGCAATATTCCCGGCCAAGGCAATCTCATGCAAAATTACCGCGCCCAAGAAATTGCCACAGCGATTCGTAATTCAAACCCATGGGATGTCATTGTCATTAATGAAGCCTTCGATAATGAAGCTCGAAACAACTTATCGCGCAGTTTAAAAGAAGCGGGGTATTTCTCTGCTACTGAAGTAGTAGATATGAACAACGGAAAACTAGAAGATGGTGGGGTATATCTGCAAAGTCACTGGCCGATCATGGCAACTGACCAGATTATTTTTTCTGATTGTAGCGGTTTTGATTGTCAATCGAATAAGGGGGCTGTGTACGCCAAAATTAATAAAGAAGGGATCATCTATCATATTTTTGGGACTCATCTACAAGCAGATACGGAAAATAGCGGTGTCAGAGCAAATCAATTAAGACAATTGGAGACTTTTATTAATCAAAAAACAGGGGGAGCACAAGCACGGAGAGAAGCAATCATTATCGCTGGTGACCTGAACTTTAATTATCAAACTGCTGAATATGACAATGCTCTTGAGACTTTAAATGCTCAGTTTTTAGGAAATATTCCCCAGGGTTATACTTTTGATCCTCGCATGAATGATCTCGCAAAATATCGCTATCCAAATGATCCATCTGAATGGCTAGACTATGTATTAGTCAGTAATGAAAGCATTCAACCGAATCGCACAACACTTGATCTTACAAAATTTCGTACAGCCTCCCAGTATGAACTGCCAGGGAAAGGTGATTTCTTGAATTTATTTGGTGGAACAATGGTGCGTGACTTGTCAGATCATTATGGACTATCTGCAACCTATCTTTTCTGA
- the gghA gene encoding glucosylglycerol hydrolase has translation MNTASQIQLSEADTQILLDWAAQVTHSNESYFHKGQRLAKRLGAHYRADGLTEIGFWTPELAGEVIQTNRDIFLEVFTPLEAVDFSAPSQTIKCRRDCVELKQQGEFCWGVVAGMHPGTRKQMGSLYWLRYCDRLQNEISIIRDVLAYSLPYGVFGPAELYDMDSLQRQRTDLAYFEAHSTPLDPDQASWERPILDNANEVLPRVPAPLNILQVHLKTASPEGTLAGLTQVYQRLSEKIAAGEPLTAAEQNYVGYDALQLLPIEPTIEYRLEGDNRHHEFFAIAPNEAIETGEMACGLEVEVTLRKAKTQNWGYDVPILGSAATNPTILSSLRPDELVDFISTLHNFAGGPIQIIYDLVYGHADNQSLELLNNQYLKGPNMYGQDLNHQLPQVRAILLELQRRRINSGADGIRIDGGQDFRFFNPLSGRVEQDDAYLLAMSDVIQDIGDRQRLLFTIFEDGRPWPEEGWENSSTYRDLIELRPESYQWGPLIFAHNTPTIEGFWDYKWNRIIEVMFQGDRWITGCANHDTVRRGNQIDAQAAAINWHLGATLNEVILNAYDNPATTLWVYGFMPGLPMDFINSLMRAPWGFFRNTDELYGVKVAAEEVGFLDWQITPELFAKPWAFRHLKQLGFEDLDFLKRFMRALNEAMIVTDYDLQRTADLCQRCIGNPDGVCEVKPMQEIGESDHQAFLDHLTVPKLKTIAMAFMEDGHETCRVSHYLDRVDSAQTEFNLALREYRRAHPWLRENLQEGDRFNRLSNEEHTIFYGLRTEPLEDESDQTPEQIVMVTHMGGEPTTITLGDWLQLDLSEWRVAIATPGLDIGQTEDALKIFELKDSQGLVLERIFDE, from the coding sequence GTGAATACGGCCTCTCAAATTCAGCTTAGCGAAGCAGACACCCAAATTTTGTTAGATTGGGCAGCCCAAGTGACCCATTCCAATGAAAGTTATTTCCACAAGGGGCAACGCCTCGCCAAACGCTTGGGGGCCCATTACCGGGCGGATGGCCTCACGGAGATCGGTTTCTGGACACCGGAACTGGCAGGGGAAGTGATCCAAACAAACCGCGATATTTTCTTAGAAGTCTTTACCCCCCTCGAAGCGGTAGACTTTAGCGCCCCCAGCCAAACCATTAAGTGCCGCCGGGACTGTGTAGAACTCAAACAGCAGGGGGAATTCTGTTGGGGGGTAGTTGCGGGGATGCATCCAGGCACGAGGAAGCAAATGGGCTCTCTGTACTGGTTGCGCTACTGTGATCGCCTCCAGAATGAAATTTCGATCATCCGTGATGTTTTGGCCTATTCTCTGCCCTATGGGGTTTTTGGGCCAGCGGAACTCTACGACATGGACAGCCTCCAGCGGCAGCGGACAGACCTTGCCTATTTTGAGGCCCATTCGACCCCCCTCGACCCCGACCAAGCCTCCTGGGAACGGCCGATCCTTGATAATGCCAATGAAGTGCTGCCCCGGGTGCCAGCCCCTTTAAATATTTTGCAGGTTCACCTCAAAACAGCATCCCCCGAAGGAACCCTAGCGGGCCTGACCCAGGTTTACCAGCGCCTCTCGGAAAAGATTGCCGCCGGAGAACCCCTCACCGCTGCCGAACAAAATTATGTCGGTTACGACGCGCTGCAGTTGCTCCCCATTGAACCCACCATTGAATATCGCCTTGAGGGGGACAACCGCCACCACGAATTTTTTGCGATCGCCCCCAATGAAGCTATTGAAACCGGAGAAATGGCCTGTGGCCTCGAAGTAGAAGTCACCCTCCGCAAGGCCAAAACCCAAAATTGGGGCTATGATGTGCCGATTTTAGGGTCGGCGGCGACCAACCCAACAATCCTCAGTAGCCTCCGTCCCGATGAATTGGTGGACTTTATCAGTACCCTCCATAATTTTGCGGGGGGGCCGATCCAAATTATTTATGATCTGGTCTATGGCCATGCGGACAATCAATCGTTGGAACTCCTGAACAATCAGTACCTCAAAGGCCCAAATATGTACGGGCAGGATCTGAACCACCAATTACCCCAAGTGCGGGCGATCCTTCTAGAGTTGCAACGGCGGCGTATTAACTCCGGGGCCGACGGCATTCGCATTGATGGCGGGCAAGATTTCCGCTTCTTTAATCCCCTTTCCGGTCGCGTTGAGCAGGATGATGCTTATCTGTTGGCGATGAGTGATGTGATTCAGGATATTGGCGATCGCCAACGGTTACTCTTCACCATCTTTGAAGACGGTCGGCCCTGGCCCGAAGAAGGCTGGGAAAATTCTTCAACCTATCGCGATTTGATCGAATTACGCCCAGAATCCTACCAGTGGGGGCCATTGATTTTTGCCCACAATACACCCACCATCGAAGGGTTTTGGGATTATAAATGGAACCGCATTATTGAAGTGATGTTCCAAGGCGATCGCTGGATCACCGGTTGTGCCAACCACGATACGGTGCGTCGGGGGAACCAAATCGATGCCCAAGCCGCCGCCATTAACTGGCATTTGGGCGCGACCCTCAACGAAGTTATTTTAAATGCCTACGATAATCCGGCGACTACCCTCTGGGTCTATGGCTTTATGCCCGGCCTGCCGATGGATTTTATTAATTCTTTGATGCGGGCACCCTGGGGCTTTTTCCGCAATACTGACGAACTTTATGGGGTCAAAGTCGCGGCGGAAGAAGTGGGCTTTTTGGACTGGCAGATTACTCCTGAATTATTTGCTAAACCCTGGGCCTTCCGGCACCTCAAACAGTTGGGCTTTGAGGATCTAGATTTTCTGAAGCGGTTTATGCGCGCCTTGAACGAGGCGATGATCGTCACAGATTACGATTTACAGAGAACCGCCGATCTGTGCCAACGTTGTATTGGTAATCCCGACGGGGTCTGTGAAGTCAAACCGATGCAGGAAATTGGGGAGTCCGATCACCAGGCTTTCCTCGACCATTTAACGGTGCCGAAACTGAAGACCATTGCCATGGCGTTTATGGAGGATGGCCACGAAACCTGTCGGGTTTCCCATTATCTCGACCGGGTTGATTCCGCCCAGACGGAATTTAACTTAGCCCTGCGGGAATATCGTCGCGCTCACCCTTGGCTGCGGGAAAATCTCCAGGAAGGCGATCGCTTTAATCGCCTCAGCAATGAGGAACACACGATCTTTTACGGTCTGCGCACGGAACCCCTTGAGGATGAAAGTGACCAAACCCCAGAACAAATCGTGATGGTGACCCACATGGGCGGCGAACCAACCACCATTACCCTCGGTGATTGGCTCCAGTTGGATCTTTCTGAATGGCGTGTGGCGATCGCCACCCCTGGTTTAGACATTGGTCAAACAGAAGATGCGCTGAAGATCTTTGAATTAAAAGATAGCCAAGGCCTCGTTCTTGAGCGTATTTTTGACGAGTAA
- the ggpS gene encoding glucosylglycerol-phosphate synthase has protein sequence MKSSLVILYHREPYDEVRENGKTFYRDKTSPNGIMPTLKSFFANAEQSTWVAWKQISGKQQENFQAKMAFPGQENSVVHRIPLSADQVKNFYHITSKEAFWPILHSFPWQFTYDSSDWENFKQINEMFAEAACEDADDDALFWVHDYNLWLTPYFIRQKKPNAKIAFFHHTPFPSVDIFNILPWREAIVDSLLCCDLCGFHLPRYVQNFVAVARSLRKVEITRQVPVDEHAFTAVGTALAEPEITTQLKYKDHLVNLDAFPVGTNPTQIRAQVEKASTQERIRKIREELGSNKLILSAGRVDYVKGTKEMLVCYERLLERRPELQTKVNLVVAAAKAASGMRVYKNAQSEIERLVGRINGRFAKLNWTPILLFTSALSYEELLGFFGAADIAWITPLRDGLNLVAKEYVVAHGCDDGVLILSEFAGSAVELPDAILTNPYAAKRMDESIDQALAMPVEEQQRRMKSMYQAIQRYDVQQWANHMFREAKATAVLGKEPTPV, from the coding sequence ATGAAATCTTCTCTCGTCATTCTCTACCATAGGGAACCCTATGATGAGGTGCGCGAAAACGGTAAAACCTTCTACCGTGACAAAACAAGCCCTAACGGGATCATGCCGACCCTTAAAAGCTTCTTTGCCAACGCTGAACAAAGCACCTGGGTCGCTTGGAAACAAATCTCTGGCAAACAACAAGAAAATTTCCAAGCCAAGATGGCATTTCCCGGTCAGGAAAACTCCGTGGTTCACCGCATCCCCTTGTCCGCCGACCAGGTCAAAAACTTCTATCACATCACCTCAAAAGAAGCCTTCTGGCCGATTCTGCACTCCTTCCCCTGGCAGTTTACCTATGACTCCTCAGACTGGGAAAATTTTAAGCAAATCAACGAAATGTTTGCCGAGGCTGCCTGCGAAGATGCCGACGATGACGCCCTCTTTTGGGTCCATGACTATAATCTCTGGCTGACCCCCTACTTTATCCGCCAGAAGAAACCCAACGCTAAAATTGCCTTTTTCCACCACACGCCATTTCCGAGTGTTGATATTTTTAACATTCTGCCGTGGCGTGAAGCGATCGTAGACAGTCTCCTCTGCTGTGACCTGTGTGGCTTCCATTTGCCCCGCTACGTGCAAAACTTTGTCGCCGTCGCCCGGAGTTTGCGCAAGGTCGAAATTACCCGCCAAGTGCCCGTCGATGAGCACGCCTTTACTGCCGTAGGCACCGCCCTCGCAGAACCCGAAATTACCACCCAGTTGAAATATAAAGATCACCTGGTGAATTTGGATGCTTTCCCCGTGGGCACAAACCCCACCCAGATCCGTGCCCAGGTAGAGAAAGCCAGTACCCAGGAGCGAATCCGCAAAATCCGGGAAGAACTAGGCAGCAACAAGCTGATTTTGTCCGCTGGACGGGTGGACTACGTGAAGGGCACCAAGGAAATGTTGGTCTGCTATGAACGCCTACTAGAACGGCGACCGGAGTTGCAAACCAAAGTGAATCTGGTGGTTGCCGCGGCCAAGGCTGCCTCTGGGATGCGAGTTTATAAAAATGCCCAAAGTGAAATTGAGCGACTCGTAGGTCGGATCAATGGTCGCTTTGCCAAGTTGAACTGGACCCCGATTTTGCTCTTTACCAGTGCCCTCTCCTACGAGGAACTTCTCGGTTTCTTTGGGGCCGCAGATATTGCCTGGATTACGCCGCTGCGGGATGGCTTGAATCTAGTCGCCAAAGAGTATGTGGTCGCCCATGGTTGCGATGATGGGGTCTTGATCCTGTCAGAATTCGCCGGGTCAGCGGTGGAACTGCCCGATGCGATCCTCACCAATCCTTACGCGGCGAAGCGGATGGATGAATCCATTGATCAAGCCCTGGCCATGCCCGTCGAGGAACAACAACGGCGTATGAAGAGTATGTACCAGGCGATCCAACGCTATGACGTGCAGCAGTGGGCCAATCATATGTTCCGGGAAGCCAAGGCAACGGCAGTCCTGGGTAAGGAGCCGACCCCCGTCTAG